A region of the Larus michahellis chromosome 4, bLarMic1.1, whole genome shotgun sequence genome:
tttaacattgttttcaaatatttattaaaacaacATATGAACTTTTTTCATCCAAACAGTGATTCTGCCTGCAGTATCTGTAACTTAGTAGCCGTATTACCCCATACTGACAATCAAATAGCAACGAGTCTAAAAACCCCATcgtccccctccatcccactAGGTACTTTTGCTATTGTCTAGGAGcacaaataatttcattaatagCTTAGCTAGCAAAAGTACAAAGGCACCAACAAGAAACGTCACTGTGCTGGCACAGACAAAACCCTTTTTGTCTGCTTTAGAAACATGCTCTAAGAAACCTGGCTCTCAAACTGGGGATCTGAAACTACAATCACCACTAGGGCTCCTTCTTCTTACTATGAAAATCCGCATCAGCATTCTCAGGATCTGACATAAGCCTTTTTGGCCAGCTCTTGGGGTTATGATAGCTTAGAGTCACAGATAAGCAAGCCTGGAAGAGTACAAATCCCGCCAGAATAGTTCCCGTCTTTCGAAACGCAAATGGAAATCACAGCTTTAAGTTACGTAATAGAACAATGTTTAACGTGCGTAGAATACATACCGTTACAAAGGTTAAGAGAGTTAATAGAGGGCCAGAGGTTTCACCCTGAAGGAGGGTAACAACAAAAGCAATTTAAGCATCCGCTACACGCGAGCCGGGCGAGCACCACGCTTTATCCGCGTTCGCGGCAGGTTGAGCCGCTATATAAACCGACGACAGGGAATCGGAGACGAGAAAGCTTACTTTGCTTTGTAACCAAAGCTGAACGGTATAACACGGGGTAACTCTTTAAATATGGGATATTAACTTAGACATACCTCTAACCTCCCGGTTTACAGAAACGTGCTATTTGTTTAGGAAGTCGAACGTAATAAATAAGTTTTTTCCAGGATGAAGGATGCGTTTGCGCGAGGAGGTGCTCCTTCCAGCCAGacgcgggggggtggtggtggtggggggctggcagcagggctgcGGGCCCCGTCCGAAGCCCCTGGCCCccggggggtgcggaggggtCGGGGGGAGGGTGGGGTTGGTGCCGTCTCAGCCGCGGAGATAGTCGTTCTTGAGGCGGCTGAGGCGGGCGCCGTGGCTGCGGACGGTGAGGGCGAGGAGGTCGTGCTTGTCCCGCAGCCCGCTGGAGATGTGGCGGGTCTCCCGCAGCAGGGCTCGGGCGTGCAGCAGCAAGCCCAAGAAGCTGTCGCCCAGGCGGGCTTCCTCCCGgcccccctgctcctgcccctgacGGAACTTGCCCTCCAGCTCGCTCAGCGACCGGTCCGAGCTGGAGTAGGCGTCGCTGATCTGGGCGGACTCCCGGCGCAGGTAGGTGCTGTAGCTCTCCTCGCCGTCCAGGTCGTAGGAGATGCTCTTGCCGATGCCCTCCAGCACCCGGCCCGCGTCCTCCACCTGCCGGCCCAGCACCGTCAGCTCCTCCCGCAGGCTcagcccgccgcccgccgccgccgccccgcaccgccgctGCTCGCTCACCCTGAAGAGCAGCTGGCAGCGCTCGGGGTCGTCGTTCTCCTCGTAGTCCCCGTCGGGGACGAAGTAGTGGTGCAGGGTCCCGTTGGACATCTCGGGGTAGAGCGGGCCCTCGAAGTAAGCCCGgcagaggctgcagaggcagcCCAGCCACAGCAAGAGCAGGGCTGCCGGCATGCTGCGGGCGGCTTAGGGGCGGGGGGCTCCGCGCTGCCCACCCCCCAtggggctcccccggcccccgccccgcgggcGCGGCCGGCTCCGCtgcgggtcgggtcgggtcgggtcgggtagcggcggcgcggagccccggCGGCGGTCTGGGAGCGGGTGCCGGCGCACCGCCTTTAAAAGCCTAGCAGCCCGCAAGGAGGAGGAAGCGGCCCCCGggccgccccctgccccgggcatcGGCCGGCGGGACCCGGCGGGTACCGCCCCCGGGCATcggccgtcccccccccgccggcaaTCGCCCCCCTCGGGATGTCcagcgcggggggcggggggagacacGTACACCTTTGTCCCCTTAATAAACACCactccacccccccgccccttccctccctgcaaaCTGGGATTGCTCAGCTTTGCTCATTTTCCCGTTAAAACCAACTCCTTTGCTAATAACCTGGTTTTCGCAGCAGCTCCGCGTCCCCCTCAGCGTGCGCAGAGTGCGGGGCAGAGGGGCTTCGCCAAGCTGCCAACACGCTTAGTCGCTCAGGCCGCGCGGTTTGTCACCGATTAAAAGCTTGGAAGCGAAAAAGGTGCAGGTTCAGGGAAAAAAGGTAAGGTGTAATGCAATAAACCTTGATAGGGTGAAGATGG
Encoded here:
- the FIBIN gene encoding fin bud initiation factor homolog, producing MPAALLLLWLGCLCSLCRAYFEGPLYPEMSNGTLHHYFVPDGDYEENDDPERCQLLFRVSEQRRCGAAAAGGGLSLREELTVLGRQVEDAGRVLEGIGKSISYDLDGEESYSTYLRRESAQISDAYSSSDRSLSELEGKFRQGQEQGGREEARLGDSFLGLLLHARALLRETRHISSGLRDKHDLLALTVRSHGARLSRLKNDYLRG